Part of the Panicum virgatum strain AP13 chromosome 4N, P.virgatum_v5, whole genome shotgun sequence genome is shown below.
CATACTTCATTGTCACCAAAGTGTGCCCATTTGTAATAAAATAATCTTACTTCATTGTCACCGAATTGTTATGCACAGCAATCATTGCAAGTAAGAAACAAAGTTCCAGATTGGAAGATACAATTAAGGACCTGCATTGCATATTTCATAAGCAACATTGCATGGAAGCAATGCAGAGTCATAAATAGCTAGCTGGAGACCCTTACTGAGCATACAAATATGGTACGACTGGCCACTCCTGCAATAGGGAGCATCAAATATGGTACGACTAGCCACTACTGCAATAGGGAGCATCAAAGGTGCACATTGATTTCTAGTATTATACGGGTTCATTCATACAGACCCTAACTGACCATAGAAGCATATATACACATAGATGCACCATAAATGGagcaactaaccaaaatgcccaCGCAGGGGCACCCTAATCCTAACTACACTTCATTTATTCTTCTATTGCTTCTTTTTGGTGATGGATGGACCTGCTTCATCAGACAAGGACAAGTCCACATAGATTACCTCCTCCTTTTTGTGCTCGAATTTGTTCACCTCGATTGGCTCATTTATTTGCACTCCCGCTGGACGTCGCTGTTTCTGAAATACAAATTAAAATAGGTTACTGATCATGTTTGTAAGTACCAGCACTGACCCAATTTACAAAGACGCTATGTCAGAAATGAAAGTAAGTGGGGGAAAATTACCCAACTCACGGCCTTGCATCTTCAAAGTAATCAGATTGCATGTGCCAAGTAAACAGGAAATAGCATGGATGAAATGTTCCATTGTAGGTAGGGGAAGAACATCACCTGATCAGTAGAGAGAATCTCAGCATTGGCATCATCATCGCTCTCATCCGAGAACTTGATCGCAGCGATCATGTTTGGCTACTATTTTAGAATATGTGATATCTGGTAGTTAATTGGTGCTACAAATAAGTATGTAATTTTTCTACCCTTTATGCTACCCTTTTTTGGTTGCAATTAATGAGTATGGAGGCCGACTATCACATGGATTGGGTTGAGTTCTGATTAGCTCACCTGAATGATGGGAGGATAGTGTTTGTTGACATAGGAAGCAGGGGATTTACGATCCTAGGACCAGCACttccacatatatatataattatacatatatatatatatatatatgtggaaGAGATTAAACCTTATGTTGCAGTTGGTCTGTACAATTGGAGTGTATACAGCTTGGCGAATGGTTCCAGTTAACAAGGTCAAATGTATCTGCTCTATCAGTGAATGTTGAACAAatagtagtttttttttcatgctATTCGTGTGTATAGATTTGATCAGTCTACTAGAATTATAAAAAGAAATCTGATGCATTCCTCTAGAGTTTGGATCATGAGTTCTGGGATATTCAGTAATTTGGATAATGAGTTATGGGATATTCAGTTTGGATCATGATAAGTGGATACTTCTCAAACCTTTGGTGAAAACTGTGGTCCTATGAGACATATTCTGATTTGCGGAAGAAGCGCCCTTCCTTGTTGCCTGGCTGCGTCCTTGAGTTGTGGTTCCAGCGCTTGCGGCCCGCCATCTTCAATCCGCCGGCGATTTGTGGGAGGAGATCGTGGGGGTTGGGAGGAGACGCCGCCCTTGCGCCCTACGCGACGGGAAAGGGGGAGATGAACGGGGGAAGAAGAGACGCCAAGGATAAGTCACTGACATCCCGGTCCCACATGTAGGCGCTAAGTTCTTATCCCTTGTGTTCAGCTCAAGGATATATTTTGATCCATATCAAAAAAACTTTAACATGTTTAACTTTCTGAATTTTTGTTCAAATGCGGTGGTTTTTTTCTACTTTCTTGGAAAAAAATTCTTGAACTCGaaacatttttatatttttaatggACCCCATGTACTAAACAATTTTGGGAGTTTGCCCACTATTTAGTAACTATAGAATGAATTGATAACCTTTCCAATGTTTGATTTGTACGATATATGTTGtaatctcaaaattttcaatagtAACATATACCCAACATAATTAACCAAGTTGATTTGGACGACGATGATGTGTCTTTCGCTTGGGAGCTAACCATGTGTGTATCATGTCATGTAGCCTTGTGTATATTATTTAGCCAAGTTGATCTCTTCACATATATGATCATATCATTTGGGAGCTAAGACCACATTTTGGAACAAATGGGTGAATGAGGGCAAAAAATGAACAGCTATTTCGAACTATAAGACTCATGCGTATTTATGTATAGACATGATCACATAGGTAGCCATGGGTGTATTATCAGTTCTGAAAATGTTATGAGGTAATAAAATAATGTTTGTGGATCAAACTAAATAGCCAAGTTGATTTATTCAATGATGATCTGTACACATAGTGATCATATCATTAGGGAGCTAAGATTACATTTGGAGTAAATGGGTGAATGAGGGCGGAAAATGAACAGTTCTTTTCATACTATAAGACTCATATGCATATTCATGTGGGAACTAATACCACATCTTGGAACAAATGTGTTAACGATGGCGGAAAATAAGTATTTATTCATATCTTGTTGGACCTAAGAACATGTTTTGGAGCAGATTTGTAAACGTGCTGTAAAATAAACAGTAATTTTCAAACTATAAGACTCATATGTATAGGCGAAAAAAACATATATCCATATATCATCTAAAGTACGAGAAACAAAAAATGATAAAAGTTGACTAAAAAAATGTGAGGCACAGAATCGAACTGCTGACCTCTTGGCAAACACCAAGATAACAAACCATTGGGCTATTCACGTTCTTTTGAACACTCACCATTTATATTTTACTAGAATGATGAAATCCCTTGACTTTTCTGCTAATCCTCCCTGGCCGCCAATTATCCCACGCTAATCCTCCCAGGCCGCCAATTTCCCCACGCCAATCCTCCCTGGCCGCCAAATCCCTCTCCCCTGTTTCAACTTCCCTCCCAATTTTCCCACTAACCCCGCCCACCCCGCAAGATCCCCTCGTCATCTTTCCAAACGAAACCAtcaggccgccgcccttgctcccATCTCTAACCCTAATCATCGCACTCCCATCTGTACATCGCTTGGTGAGAAGGGGGCAAGAAGAGGTTGGTCCTTCCTGGTGATCCACATATGGCGACTCGTGCCTCCAACACTGTTGGCGACCACGGAGATCCTGCTGATGGAGACGCCGGCAACCAAGGGATCAAGAAACCACACCGGCGCCCTGCTCATCCCCAAGGTCTCACTGATGACCATGAGTTACAGTTTCAATCTACTGAAACCAGCAGGTACGCTACGTCTTGGAAGTTTACATCTACCAATTCAATCTACTGAATTCTTTTAGGGAAACTCCTATGACTGAGAATTTCGATCTTGACTGAGAACGCCTAGGGTTTGTCATAGAAATCACCTATAGGGTTATTCTGAATTCTcttaaaaagaagaagaaacaaatTTCTGGAGGAAGGGTATAACTGTGTTCTTTGCCATGATGGGGTAGGAGAAACCTTGGAACACTAGTTTTTTGAATGTCCCTCTGCTGTCAGTCAGTGGTTTGCTCTGGGAATTACATGGGAGGAGAATGCTAATGTGCATTAGAAGATCTATCTGGCCAAGCAATCTTTAATTCCTGAACATATTTAATTACATGGGAGGAAATTTTTGTTAGATTTCACCTAGTTATTTTCTACTACACTGAACATATTTAATTCAACATTGCAGAGCCCCAACTGATGGAAACGACGGCGACCAAAGGATCAAGAAGCTCCAACGTCGTCCTGCTGTACCCCAAGGGCTCACTGATGACAATGAGCTACCGTTTCAACCTATTGAACCAAGCAGGTGCGCTACATCCCTGATAATGAAGTCTATCTGATTATGTTGATTCACTTAACTTAATTTTTTATATCTCAGAATTCCAGATTTATTATTCATTCATGGAGTACTAGTTTGGTTAGATTTCAACTGGTTTATGTTGCATACACTGAACATAATTTGTTAGATCTCATAATTCCAGATTTATTGTTCGTTCATGGAGTTCTAGTTTATGTTCAATACACTGAACTTAATTTTTTATATCTCAGAATTCCAGATTTATTTGTTCATTCATGGAGTACTAATTTGGTAAAATTTCAACTGGTTTATGTTGAATACACTGAACATAATTTGTTAGATCTCATAATTCCAGATTTATTGTTCGTTCATGGAGTTCTAGTTTATGTTCAATAcactgaaattaattttttatatctCAGAATTCCAGATTTATTTGTTCATTCATGGAGTACTAGTTTGGTAAAATTTCAACTGGTTTATGTTGAATACACTCAACATATTTTGTTAGAACTCATTTATTCCAGATTTATTGTTCATTTATGGAGtactcaaaaaaaatataatatgttGTTGCAGTCTCACTGGTGAGACGTGGACTATAATTTTGCAACGCTATGGGGCAACAACAGCGGATACAGAATTTGTTGAGCTCGTTTGTGATAGGTCATATATCACCACATTGGCCAACTTAGTTTTACTAAAAACAAAGTTGGGGTACAGTATGCGGGACTTCATGTACTATCTGAAACGATGTGGCAACGACTCAGCAAGCCTCATCTTGCTTGATTATGACCACCAAACAGAATCTATGATGGCTGCCAATGAGGTTGAGAGGAAACTCAGACTATTGATATCAACAGAGCAACCGTCCGAATTAATGAAGTCTATAACGCCCATGAAGCGACCAAGGGGGACAACTACAAAAAGTCGTATAGATGTACCTACTGCAGAAGAACCAATTGATGCATACAAGGAATGGCTTGAAATCCTGCAACAAGAGCAACCTGAAACGGGTAAGTTAAATTCTCTCCCCCCGCCCCCATCAAAGATAATGTATGATATAAGTGCTAATATCATTACTAACGCTTTGTTGATATGCAGAATTTAGAGATGATTACAGGGACGAAACCATCAAGACATATAAAGAATGGTTGAGGCGTAAAGGCTATCTTAGAGACATCTGTAAAATCTACTCTCCTGCTCTCctatttatatataaatatattgtaacTACCATGTGCAAactataaatttgacaaactgaCCATTCCATTATATGTAGATGCATATGCACAAGATGATGATGCCAATGACAATGTTCGAGTTGCTGCTGATGAACACCGTACACATAGCCCGTCACCAAAAAAAGAATGGCCATCTCATGCAAGGCGTAGATCAAGAAAAGGGACAGGTGTGTACTGCATCCAACAATTTGTTACAACATCCTCCATGTTTAAATTGACTGACCATTATGAACATATTTGTTTCCTTATAGGTGCAAATGAAGGTTGTAAAAAAAAGGGCGTGGTACCCTCAAGGGTTTATTAGCAGCTATAAAGAGAATAAAGAGTGGCTCCCAGAAACTAAAAATTGATTTTTCATCAAGCCTGGGAGGCCCCATAGGGCCTAACTATCGTGCATTTGTGGATGAAGTAGTGCTATTTACGAGAAAAAGGGCTCCGCTTATTGGAGTGAAAGTTTGGAAAGACATAGATGAAAATGTGAAAAATTTTATAGCACTCGATGTAATGGTACGCACAAGAAATTAATTTTATTGGCTAACAGCAATATCATGTCATACATGCAAATGCTTCACATTCTTAATGATTTTGAAATTTACAGAATCGGTGGGAGGTTGAAAACACTGAGGATGGTAAAGAAAAAATATGGGCTGTGGCCAA
Proteins encoded:
- the LOC120669367 gene encoding uncharacterized protein LOC120669367, translated to MATRASNTVGDHGDPADGDAGNQGIKKPHRRPAHPQGLTDDHELQFQSTETSRAPTDGNDGDQRIKKLQRRPAVPQGLTDDNELPFQPIEPSSMRDFMYYLKRCGNDSASLILLDYDHQTESMMAANEVERKLRLLISTEQPSELMKSITPMKRPRGTTTKSRIDVPTAEEPIDAYKEWLEILQQEQPETEFRDDYRDETIKTYKEWLRRKGYLRDIYAYAQDDDANDNVRVAADEHRTHSPSPKKEWPSHARRRSRKGTGANEGCKKKGVVPSRVY